The Streptomyces camelliae genome window below encodes:
- a CDS encoding cytochrome P450 — protein sequence MTVESSPEFSAPLEQGAPPPPMASETTELREPPLAGGAVPGLGHGLKLVRDPLTFMAGLRDHGDVVRLKLGPKTVYAVTTPALTGALALSPDFKIDGPLWESLEGLLGKEGVATANGPRHRRQRRTIQPAFRMDAIPHYGPIMEEEAHALTERWKPGETVECTSESFRIAVRIAARCLLRGEYMDERAERLSVDLATVFRGMYRRMVVPLGPLYRLPFPANREFNRALADLHLLVDEIVAERRASGQKPNDLLTALLEAKDENGDPIGEQEIHDQVVAILTPGSETVASTIMWLLQVLAEHPEHAERVRVEVESVTGGQPVAFEHVRSLTHTNNVVTEAMRLRPAVWILTRRAVTETSLGGYRIPAGADIVYSPYAIQRDARSYDRNLDFDPDRWLPERAKEVPKYAMSPFSNGNRKCPSDHFSMTQLTLITAAISAKYRFEQATGSNDTTRVGITLRPHDLLLRPMPW from the coding sequence ATGACCGTCGAGTCTTCCCCCGAGTTCTCGGCTCCGCTCGAACAGGGGGCACCCCCACCGCCCATGGCCTCCGAGACGACCGAGCTGCGCGAACCGCCCCTGGCGGGCGGCGCCGTACCGGGTCTCGGGCACGGCCTGAAACTGGTCCGCGACCCGCTCACCTTCATGGCGGGCCTGCGCGACCACGGCGACGTCGTACGCCTCAAGCTCGGCCCCAAGACGGTGTACGCCGTCACCACGCCGGCGCTCACTGGCGCCCTCGCGCTCAGCCCCGACTTCAAGATCGACGGGCCGCTGTGGGAGTCCCTCGAAGGGCTGCTCGGCAAGGAGGGTGTGGCCACCGCCAACGGCCCCCGGCACCGCCGCCAGCGGCGCACCATCCAGCCCGCGTTCCGGATGGACGCGATCCCCCACTACGGGCCGATCATGGAGGAGGAGGCGCACGCGCTGACCGAGCGCTGGAAACCCGGCGAGACCGTCGAGTGCACCTCGGAGTCCTTCCGCATCGCCGTCCGCATCGCCGCCCGCTGCCTGCTGCGCGGCGAGTACATGGACGAGCGCGCCGAGCGGCTCAGCGTCGACCTCGCCACCGTCTTCCGGGGGATGTACCGCAGGATGGTCGTCCCGCTCGGACCGCTGTACCGGCTGCCGTTTCCGGCCAACCGCGAATTCAACCGGGCCCTGGCCGATTTGCACCTCCTCGTCGACGAGATCGTCGCCGAGCGGAGGGCATCTGGTCAAAAGCCGAACGATTTGCTGACGGCATTGCTGGAAGCGAAGGACGAGAATGGCGACCCCATCGGGGAACAGGAGATCCACGACCAGGTCGTCGCGATACTCACCCCGGGCAGCGAAACGGTGGCCTCCACGATCATGTGGCTGCTCCAAGTCCTCGCCGAACACCCGGAACACGCCGAGCGGGTACGGGTCGAGGTCGAATCCGTGACCGGCGGCCAACCCGTCGCATTCGAGCACGTTCGCTCACTGACGCACACCAACAATGTCGTCACGGAGGCCATGCGCTTGCGGCCCGCCGTATGGATATTGACGCGGCGCGCGGTGACCGAAACATCACTCGGCGGCTATCGCATTCCGGCCGGGGCGGACATCGTCTACAGCCCGTACGCGATCCAGCGCGACGCCCGCTCCTACGACCGCAACCTCGACTTCGACCCGGACCGGTGGCTGCCGGAGCGGGCCAAGGAGGTGCCGAAGTACGCCATGAGCCCCTTCAGCAACGGCAACCGCAAGTGCCCCAGCGACCACTTCTCCATGACCCAGCTGACCCTGATCACGGCGGCGATCTCGGCGAAGTACCGCTTCGAGCAGGCCACGGGGTCGAACGACACCACCCGCGTGGGCATCACGCTCCGCCCGCACGACCTGCTGCTGCGGCCGATGCCCTGGTAG
- the mctP gene encoding monocarboxylate uptake permease MctP: MKNGVNGVALGVFIFFFLAVTVMGFLAARWRRAENEHSLDEWGLGGRSFGTWVTWFLLGGDLYTAYTFVAVPAAIYAAGASGFFAVPYTILVYPLIFTFLPRLWSVSHKHGYVTTSDFVRGRFGSKGLSLAVALTGILATMPYIALQLVGIQAVLDVMGVGGDSSSNWFVRDLPLLIAFGVLAAYTYSSGLRAPALIAFVKDALIYIVIAVAIIYIPIKLGGFDDIFAKAAHAFSQVNPATGKPRGALAPPEAGQWTYATLALGSALALFMYPHSITATLSSKSRDVIRRNTTILPLYSLMLGLLALLGFMAIAAGVKVKNGQLAIPQLFEDMFPSWFAGVAFAAIGIGALVPAAIMSIAAANLFTRNIYRDFINPDATPKQEAQVSKFVSLLVKVGALVFVLTMDKTVAINFQLLGGIWILQTFPALVGGLFTRWFHRWALLAGWAVGMIYGTFAAYGVASPAQKHFGGSAKEIPGIGEIGYIGFTAFVLNVAVTVVLTLVLRALKAPEGLDETRPEDYTADAGDPGVQTELAGAAH; the protein is encoded by the coding sequence GTGAAGAACGGGGTCAACGGCGTCGCGCTCGGCGTCTTCATCTTCTTCTTCCTGGCCGTCACGGTCATGGGCTTCCTCGCCGCACGCTGGCGCAGGGCTGAGAACGAGCACTCCCTGGACGAATGGGGCCTGGGCGGACGGTCGTTCGGCACCTGGGTCACCTGGTTCCTGCTCGGCGGCGACCTGTACACGGCGTACACCTTCGTCGCCGTACCGGCGGCGATCTACGCGGCGGGCGCGTCCGGCTTCTTCGCGGTGCCGTACACGATCCTCGTCTATCCGCTGATCTTCACCTTCCTGCCCCGCCTGTGGTCGGTGTCCCACAAGCACGGCTATGTGACGACCTCGGACTTCGTGCGCGGCCGCTTCGGCTCCAAGGGCCTGTCCCTGGCCGTGGCACTGACCGGCATCCTGGCGACGATGCCGTACATCGCGCTCCAGCTCGTCGGCATCCAGGCGGTGCTGGACGTGATGGGCGTCGGCGGGGACAGCAGCAGCAACTGGTTCGTCCGGGACCTGCCGCTGCTCATCGCCTTCGGCGTCCTGGCGGCCTACACCTACTCGTCCGGTCTGCGCGCGCCCGCCCTGATCGCGTTCGTCAAGGACGCCCTGATCTACATCGTCATCGCGGTGGCGATCATCTACATCCCGATCAAGCTGGGCGGCTTCGACGACATCTTCGCCAAGGCCGCGCACGCGTTCAGCCAGGTCAACCCGGCGACGGGCAAGCCGCGCGGCGCGCTCGCGCCCCCGGAGGCGGGCCAGTGGACGTACGCCACGCTGGCACTGGGCTCCGCCCTCGCGCTGTTCATGTACCCACACTCGATCACCGCGACCCTGTCGTCCAAGAGCCGTGACGTGATCCGCCGCAACACCACGATCCTGCCGCTGTACTCCCTCATGCTCGGCCTGCTGGCCCTGCTGGGCTTCATGGCGATCGCGGCCGGAGTGAAGGTCAAGAACGGGCAGCTGGCGATCCCTCAGCTGTTCGAGGACATGTTCCCGTCCTGGTTCGCGGGCGTGGCCTTCGCGGCCATCGGCATCGGCGCGCTGGTCCCGGCGGCCATCATGTCGATCGCGGCGGCGAACCTCTTCACCCGCAACATCTACCGGGACTTCATCAATCCGGACGCCACGCCGAAGCAGGAGGCCCAGGTCTCCAAGTTCGTGTCGCTCCTGGTGAAGGTCGGCGCCCTGGTCTTCGTCCTCACCATGGACAAGACGGTCGCCATCAACTTCCAGCTCCTGGGCGGCATCTGGATCCTGCAGACCTTCCCGGCCCTGGTCGGCGGCCTGTTCACCCGCTGGTTCCACCGCTGGGCCCTGCTCGCCGGCTGGGCGGTCGGCATGATCTACGGCACGTTCGCCGCGTACGGGGTCGCCTCCCCGGCCCAGAAGCACTTCGGCGGCTCGGCGAAGGAGATCCCGGGCATCGGTGAGATCGGCTACATCGGCTTCACCGCGTTCGTGCTCAACGTGGCGGTCACGGTGGTCCTCACCCTCGTCCTGAGGGCCCTGAAGGCCCCCGAGGGCCTGGATGAGACCAGGCCGGAGGACTACACGGCGGACGCGGGCGACCCGGGCGTCCAGACCGAACTGGCCGGCGCCGCACACTGA
- a CDS encoding SDR family oxidoreductase — translation MGVLTGKTALVTGASRGIGRGIAERLGRDGARVAVHYGSNEAAAKETVAAVEAAGGSAFAIRAELGTPGDAARLWEEFDRHADGLDILVHNAGIGTAHPFAEIGEEEYDRLFAVNVKAPFFLTRLGADRLRDGGRVVNISSGLARTAAMPPLMAYSMTKAALDVFTRDLSKLLGPRGITVNSVAPGIVDTDVNAEWLRASDEAWQQAADYSPLGRVGTPSDIADVVAFLVSADGRWVTGHWLDASGGSLT, via the coding sequence ATGGGTGTGCTCACGGGGAAGACGGCGCTGGTCACCGGGGCGAGCCGGGGCATCGGGCGGGGCATCGCCGAGCGGCTGGGGCGGGACGGGGCCCGGGTCGCGGTGCACTACGGAAGCAATGAGGCGGCCGCCAAGGAGACGGTCGCGGCCGTCGAGGCGGCCGGCGGCTCGGCGTTCGCGATCAGGGCGGAGCTGGGCACACCGGGGGACGCGGCGCGGCTGTGGGAGGAGTTCGACCGCCATGCGGACGGCCTGGACATCCTCGTGCACAACGCCGGCATCGGCACCGCGCACCCGTTCGCGGAGATCGGCGAGGAGGAGTACGACCGCCTCTTCGCGGTGAACGTGAAGGCGCCGTTCTTCCTCACCCGGCTCGGGGCGGACCGGCTGCGGGACGGCGGGCGGGTGGTGAACATATCGTCGGGGCTCGCACGGACCGCCGCGATGCCCCCGTTGATGGCCTACTCGATGACGAAGGCCGCGCTGGACGTCTTCACCCGGGACCTGTCCAAGCTGCTCGGCCCGCGCGGGATCACGGTGAACTCGGTGGCGCCCGGCATCGTGGACACCGACGTCAACGCCGAGTGGCTGCGCGCGAGCGACGAGGCATGGCAGCAGGCGGCCGATTACTCGCCGCTGGGCCGGGTGGGCACACCGTCGGACATCGCCGACGTGGTGGCCTTCCTGGTCTCGGCGGACGGCCGCTGGGTGACGGGCCACTGGCTGGACGCGTCGGGAGGCTCCCTCACCTGA
- a CDS encoding ribonucleoside-diphosphate reductase subunit alpha: MTIAPADPASVSGLHTEDTDGPGTALLRTLTELTADLPDADPGRVAAAALRGRSARADEAELRELATEAAAGLISEDPAYSKLAARLLTLSIRAEAASQGVTSFTESVAVGHREGLIADRTAEFARLHAARLDALVDPNADDRFGYFGLRTLHSRYLLRHPITRKVIETPQHFMLRVAAGLAEDDSDRSVDEVAALYGLMSRLDYLPSSPTLFNSGTRHPQMSSCYLLDSPLDELDSIYDRYHQVARLSKHAGGIGLSYSRIRSRGSLIRGTNGHSNGIVPFLKTLDASVAAVNQGGRRKGAAAVYLETWHSDIEEFLELRDNTGEDARRTHNLNLAHWIPDEFMRRVNADEQWSLFSPADVPELVDLWGAEFDAAYRKAEQAGLAKKTIPARELYGRMMRTLAQTGNGWMTFKDAANRTANQTALPGHVVHSSNLCTEILEVTDDGETAVCNLGSVNLGAFVSDGDLDWQRLDETVRTAVTFLDRVVDINFYPTEQAGRSNAKWRPVGLGAMGLQDVFFKLRLPFDSAEAKALSTRIAERIMLAAYEASADLAERSGPLPAWEKTRTAQGVLHPDHYDVELTWPERWDALRGRIAGTGLRNSLLLAIAPTATIASIAGVYECIEPQVSNLFKRETLSGEFLQVNSYLVQDLKDLGVWDARTREALRDSNGSVQGFAWIPEEVRALYRTAWEIPQRGLIDMAAARTPFLDQAQSLNLFMETPTIGKLSSMYAYAWKSGLKTTYYLRSRPATRIARAAQAQTKTPIPVQQAADPDAVACSLENPESCEACQ, from the coding sequence GTGACCATCGCGCCAGCAGATCCGGCTTCAGTCAGCGGCCTGCACACCGAGGACACCGACGGTCCCGGTACCGCGTTGCTGCGGACCCTGACCGAGCTGACCGCCGACCTCCCCGACGCCGACCCCGGCCGGGTCGCCGCCGCCGCGCTGCGCGGCCGGTCCGCCCGGGCCGACGAGGCGGAGTTGCGCGAACTGGCCACCGAGGCCGCCGCCGGGCTCATCTCCGAGGACCCCGCCTACTCGAAACTGGCCGCCCGGCTGCTGACCCTCTCCATCCGCGCCGAGGCCGCCTCGCAGGGCGTGACCTCCTTCACCGAGTCCGTCGCCGTCGGCCACCGCGAGGGCCTCATCGCCGACCGCACCGCCGAGTTCGCGCGGCTGCACGCGGCCCGCCTCGACGCGCTGGTCGACCCGAACGCCGACGACCGCTTCGGCTACTTCGGCCTGCGCACCCTGCACAGCCGTTACCTCCTTCGGCACCCGATCACCCGCAAGGTCATCGAGACGCCCCAGCACTTCATGCTCCGGGTCGCCGCCGGTCTCGCCGAGGACGACAGCGACCGCTCGGTCGACGAAGTCGCCGCGCTCTACGGGCTCATGAGCCGCCTCGACTACCTGCCCTCCTCCCCCACGCTCTTCAACTCCGGTACGCGGCACCCCCAGATGTCGTCCTGCTACCTCCTCGACTCCCCGCTCGACGAGCTGGACTCCATCTACGACCGCTACCACCAGGTGGCCCGGCTCTCGAAGCACGCCGGCGGTATCGGGCTGTCGTACTCCCGGATCCGCAGCCGGGGTTCGCTGATCCGCGGCACCAACGGGCACTCCAACGGCATCGTGCCGTTCCTGAAGACCCTGGACGCCTCGGTGGCCGCGGTGAACCAGGGCGGCCGGCGCAAGGGTGCCGCGGCCGTCTACCTGGAGACCTGGCACTCCGACATCGAGGAGTTCCTGGAGCTGCGGGACAACACCGGTGAGGACGCCCGCCGTACGCACAACCTGAACCTGGCGCACTGGATCCCGGACGAGTTCATGCGCCGGGTCAACGCCGACGAGCAGTGGTCCCTCTTCTCCCCCGCCGACGTGCCGGAGCTGGTGGACCTGTGGGGCGCGGAGTTCGACGCCGCCTACCGCAAGGCCGAGCAGGCGGGCCTCGCGAAGAAGACCATCCCGGCCCGTGAGCTGTACGGCCGCATGATGCGCACGCTCGCGCAGACCGGCAACGGCTGGATGACCTTCAAGGACGCGGCCAACCGCACCGCCAACCAGACCGCCCTGCCCGGGCACGTGGTCCACTCCTCCAACCTCTGCACGGAGATCCTGGAGGTCACGGACGACGGCGAGACGGCGGTCTGCAACCTGGGGTCCGTGAACCTCGGCGCGTTCGTGAGCGACGGGGACCTCGACTGGCAGCGGCTGGACGAGACCGTCCGCACCGCCGTCACCTTCCTCGACCGGGTCGTGGACATCAACTTCTACCCGACCGAGCAGGCGGGACGGTCGAACGCCAAGTGGCGTCCCGTCGGCCTCGGTGCGATGGGGCTGCAGGACGTCTTCTTCAAGCTGCGCCTGCCCTTCGACTCCGCCGAGGCCAAGGCCCTGTCCACACGGATCGCCGAGCGGATCATGCTCGCCGCGTACGAGGCCTCCGCCGACCTCGCCGAGCGCAGCGGCCCGCTGCCGGCCTGGGAGAAGACCCGTACCGCCCAGGGTGTGCTGCACCCGGACCACTACGACGTCGAGCTGACCTGGCCGGAGCGCTGGGACGCGCTGCGGGGGCGGATCGCCGGCACCGGCCTGCGCAACTCGCTGCTCCTCGCGATCGCGCCGACGGCCACCATCGCCTCCATCGCCGGTGTGTACGAGTGCATCGAGCCGCAGGTGTCGAACCTGTTCAAGCGCGAGACGCTGTCCGGTGAGTTCCTCCAGGTCAACTCGTACCTGGTGCAGGACCTGAAGGACCTCGGCGTGTGGGACGCGCGCACCCGTGAGGCGCTGCGGGACAGCAACGGCTCGGTGCAGGGCTTCGCGTGGATCCCCGAGGAGGTGCGGGCGCTGTACCGCACGGCGTGGGAGATCCCGCAGCGCGGTCTGATCGACATGGCGGCGGCCCGCACCCCGTTCCTGGACCAGGCGCAGTCGCTCAACCTCTTCATGGAGACGCCGACCATCGGCAAGCTCTCCTCGATGTACGCGTACGCCTGGAAGTCGGGCCTGAAGACGACGTACTACCTGCGCTCGCGCCCGGCGACCCGCATCGCCCGTGCCGCCCAGGCGCAGACCAAGACCCCCATCCCCGTCCAGCAGGCCGCCGACCCCGACGCCGTCGCCTGCTCCCTTGAGAACCCCGAGTCCTGCGAGGCCTGCCAGTAA
- a CDS encoding GntR family transcriptional regulator: MSTDVSSAENEAGTTVRTARVPKYYRLKKHLLDMTETQAPGTPVPPERTLAAEFDTSRTTVRQALQELVVEGRLERIQGKGTFVAKPKVSQALQLTSYTEDMRAQGLEPTSQLLDIGYITADDRLAELLDITAGGRVLRIERLRMANGEPMAIETTHLSAKRFPALRRSLVKYTSLYTALAEVYDIHLAEAEETIETSLATPREAGLLGTDVGLPMLMLSRHSLDREGKPVEWVRSVYRGDRYKFVARLKRPAE, from the coding sequence ATGAGCACCGACGTCAGCAGTGCGGAGAACGAGGCCGGCACAACCGTCCGTACGGCGCGCGTGCCCAAGTACTACCGCCTGAAGAAGCACCTGCTCGACATGACGGAGACGCAGGCGCCGGGCACGCCGGTCCCGCCCGAGCGCACGCTGGCGGCCGAGTTCGACACCTCCCGGACCACCGTCCGCCAGGCCCTGCAGGAGCTGGTCGTGGAGGGCCGGCTGGAGCGCATCCAGGGCAAGGGCACCTTCGTCGCCAAGCCCAAGGTCTCCCAGGCGCTCCAGCTCACCTCCTACACCGAGGACATGCGTGCCCAGGGTCTGGAGCCGACCTCGCAGCTGCTGGACATCGGGTACATCACGGCCGACGACCGGCTCGCCGAGCTGCTCGACATCACGGCCGGCGGACGCGTGCTGCGCATCGAGCGGCTGCGCATGGCCAACGGCGAGCCGATGGCGATCGAGACCACGCATCTGAGCGCCAAGCGCTTCCCGGCCCTGCGCCGGTCCCTGGTGAAGTACACGTCCCTCTACACCGCGCTCGCCGAGGTCTACGACATCCACCTCGCCGAGGCCGAGGAGACCATCGAGACCTCCCTGGCCACCCCGCGCGAGGCGGGCCTGCTCGGCACCGACGTGGGCCTGCCGATGCTGATGCTCTCCCGCCACTCCCTGGACCGGGAGGGCAAGCCGGTGGAGTGGGTGCGGTCGGTGTACCGGGGAGACCGCTACAAGTTCGTCGCGCGGCTCAAGCGTCCGGCGGAGTAG
- a CDS encoding TetR/AcrR family transcriptional regulator, translated as MHSMVGHGQAEEQVRAPKGRGRPRSFDRATALEKALMAFWEHGYEATSVSDLTRIMGIGAPSLYAAFGDKRTLFEEVVQVYGATHGAFTDRALAEEPTARAAVGRMLREAAAEYTDPAHPYGCLVVHAATNCTSPEVEQLLREQRNSNITALASRIRADVTAGLLPAGTDAAALARHTGAMIQGMSQQARDGASRAELEALAEIALSIWPQD; from the coding sequence ATGCACTCCATGGTGGGACATGGGCAGGCGGAAGAGCAGGTCAGGGCGCCGAAGGGTCGCGGCCGGCCGCGCTCCTTCGATCGGGCCACGGCTCTGGAGAAGGCCCTCATGGCCTTCTGGGAGCACGGCTACGAGGCCACCTCGGTCTCGGACCTCACCCGGATCATGGGGATCGGAGCCCCCAGTCTGTACGCGGCCTTCGGTGACAAACGGACCTTGTTCGAGGAGGTCGTCCAGGTCTACGGCGCCACGCACGGTGCCTTCACCGACCGCGCCCTCGCCGAGGAGCCCACCGCCCGCGCGGCCGTCGGCCGCATGCTGCGCGAGGCCGCCGCCGAGTACACCGACCCCGCCCACCCCTATGGCTGCCTGGTCGTCCATGCCGCCACCAACTGCACCAGTCCCGAGGTGGAGCAACTGCTGCGCGAGCAGCGCAACAGCAACATCACCGCCCTGGCCTCCCGGATCCGGGCGGACGTCACGGCGGGACTGCTTCCGGCCGGCACCGACGCCGCCGCACTCGCCCGGCACACCGGCGCGATGATCCAGGGCATGTCCCAGCAGGCGCGCGACGGAGCGAGCCGGGCGGAACTGGAGGCGCTCGCGGAAATTGCCCTGTCCATCTGGCCCCAAGACTGA
- a CDS encoding ribonucleotide-diphosphate reductase subunit beta, which yields MSRNANLLDPGFELTLRPMRYPDFYERYRDAIKNTWTVEEVDLHSDVADLAKLTPEEQHLIGRLVAFFATGDSIVANNLVLTLYKHINSPEARLYLSRQLFEEAVHVQFYLTLLDTYLPDPEDRAAAFAAVENIPSIREKAEFCFKWINEVEKLDRLETKADRRRFLLNLICFAACIEGLFFYGAFAYVYWFRSRGLLHGLATGTNWVFRDETMHMSFAFDVVDTVRKEEPDLFDDELQQQVTDMLREAVEAELQFARDLCGDGLPGMNTESMRQYLECVADQRLTRLGFAPVYGSENPFSFMELQGVQELTNFFERRPSAYQVAVEGTVDLDEDF from the coding sequence ATGTCCCGTAACGCCAACCTGCTCGACCCGGGCTTCGAGCTGACCCTGCGCCCCATGCGCTACCCGGACTTCTACGAGCGCTACCGGGACGCGATCAAGAACACCTGGACCGTGGAGGAGGTCGACCTCCACTCGGACGTCGCCGACCTCGCGAAGCTCACGCCGGAGGAGCAGCACCTCATCGGCCGGCTGGTCGCCTTCTTCGCGACGGGTGACTCGATCGTCGCGAACAACCTGGTGCTGACGCTGTACAAGCACATCAACTCCCCCGAGGCGCGGCTCTACCTGAGCCGTCAGCTCTTCGAGGAGGCCGTGCACGTCCAGTTCTATCTGACGCTGCTGGACACCTACCTCCCCGACCCGGAGGACCGGGCGGCGGCCTTCGCGGCCGTCGAGAACATCCCCTCCATCCGCGAGAAGGCCGAGTTCTGCTTCAAGTGGATCAACGAGGTCGAGAAGCTGGACCGGCTGGAGACGAAGGCGGACCGCCGTCGCTTCCTGCTGAACCTCATCTGCTTCGCCGCGTGCATCGAGGGCCTGTTCTTCTACGGCGCGTTCGCCTACGTCTACTGGTTCCGCAGCCGGGGTCTGCTGCACGGCCTCGCCACCGGCACCAACTGGGTGTTCCGGGACGAGACGATGCACATGTCCTTCGCCTTCGACGTGGTCGACACCGTCCGCAAGGAGGAGCCGGACCTCTTCGACGACGAGCTCCAGCAGCAGGTCACCGACATGCTGCGGGAGGCCGTCGAGGCCGAGCTGCAGTTCGCCCGCGACCTGTGCGGTGACGGGCTGCCGGGCATGAACACCGAGTCGATGCGCCAGTACCTGGAGTGCGTCGCCGACCAGCGGCTCACCCGCCTCGGCTTCGCCCCGGTGTACGGCTCGGAGAACCCGTTCTCCTTCATGGAGCTGCAGGGCGTGCAGGAGCTGACGAACTTCTTCGAGCGCCGGCCGTCGGCGTACCAGGTCGCGGTCGAGGGCACCGTCGACCTGGACGAGGACTTCTGA
- the nagB gene encoding glucosamine-6-phosphate deaminase: MEVVIVPDAAAGGELIAEAMAQLLRRKPDALLGVATGSTPLPVYQALAAKVRAGAVDTSRARIAQLDEYVGLPAEHPESYRSVLHREVLQPLGITLDAFLGPDGTAQDIQAACEAYDRALAEAGGVDLQLLGIGTDGHIGFNEPCSSLTSRTRIKTLTEQTRIDNARFFDGDIEQVPHHVVTQGIGTILEARHLVLLATGEGKADAVAATVEGPLAALCPASALQLHRHATVVVDEAAATKLKLADYFRHTYTHKPDWQGI, translated from the coding sequence GTGGAAGTTGTCATCGTTCCGGACGCCGCGGCGGGCGGCGAGCTGATCGCCGAGGCCATGGCCCAGCTGCTGCGGCGCAAGCCCGACGCCCTGCTCGGCGTGGCCACCGGCTCCACCCCGCTGCCCGTCTACCAGGCACTGGCCGCGAAGGTGCGCGCCGGCGCCGTGGACACCTCGCGGGCCCGGATCGCCCAGCTCGACGAGTACGTGGGGCTGCCCGCCGAGCACCCCGAGTCCTACCGCTCGGTGCTGCACCGCGAGGTGCTCCAGCCGCTCGGCATCACCCTGGACGCCTTCCTCGGCCCCGACGGCACCGCCCAGGACATCCAGGCCGCGTGCGAGGCCTACGACCGCGCCCTGGCCGAGGCCGGCGGGGTGGACCTCCAGCTGCTGGGCATCGGCACCGACGGGCACATCGGCTTCAACGAGCCGTGCTCCTCACTCACCTCGCGCACCCGGATCAAGACCCTCACCGAGCAGACCCGCATCGACAACGCCCGCTTCTTCGACGGCGACATCGAACAGGTCCCCCACCACGTCGTCACCCAGGGCATCGGCACCATCCTGGAAGCCCGCCACCTGGTACTGCTCGCCACCGGCGAGGGCAAGGCCGACGCGGTCGCCGCCACCGTCGAGGGCCCCCTCGCGGCCCTCTGCCCGGCCTCCGCACTCCAGCTGCACCGGCACGCCACCGTCGTCGTGGACGAGGCCGCCGCCACCAAGCTCAAGCTCGCCGACTACTTCCGCCACACCTACACCCACAAGCCCGACTGGCAGGGGATCTAG
- a CDS encoding DUF3311 domain-containing protein, translating to MSEAPEVRPPVVTPVRVIIGLCLVAPFVAMLWVGSYAKADPTFIGIPFFYWYQMLWVLISTALTMTAYQLWQRDQRARAAQKGGGAK from the coding sequence ATGTCCGAAGCACCTGAAGTGAGACCACCGGTCGTGACACCGGTCCGCGTGATCATCGGGCTGTGCCTCGTCGCGCCCTTCGTGGCGATGCTGTGGGTCGGCTCGTACGCCAAGGCCGACCCCACGTTCATCGGCATCCCGTTCTTCTACTGGTACCAGATGCTCTGGGTGCTGATCTCCACCGCGCTCACCATGACGGCGTACCAGCTGTGGCAGCGGGACCAGCGTGCCCGCGCCGCGCAGAAGGGTGGTGGGGCGAAGTGA